CCTGCGTGGGGTGGGACGACAGGCCCCCGGCCCTCCCATCGGGGCCCACGTGTCGGTGGCCGGCGGACCCGTGGCCGCCTGGGAGCGTACGGTGCGGCTTGGGGCCGAGGCGGCCCAGGTGTTTCCCGGCAGCCCCCGGTCGTGGGAGAGCCCGTGGCCCGGGGAAGAAGCGCTCGCCGAGGCCGGCGAGGCGTTCCGGCGCTCGGGCATCCCGGTGTTCGTGCACGCCATCTACCTGGTGAACCCGGCGTCCGACGACCCCGAGGTCCGGCGAAGATCGGTAGAGGCCCTGGCCCGGAGCCTGGAGTACGCGGCCGGTCTGGGGGCCCGGGGGCTCGTGGTGCATGTGGGCCACGGCAGGGGGGTGGACCGGGGGGTGGCCCTGGAACGAGTGCGGGGCACTCTGGAGAGGGCGCGGGAGCGGGCGGAGCGGATCGTGCCCTATCTCCTCGAGACCGGGGCGGGGGGAAAGGGTTCGGTGGGCTCCTACCTAGAGGACCTGGTGGACCTGGCGCGGGGGCTGGGCCACCACACCCGGATCTGCGCCGACACCGCCCACCTGTTCGCGGCCGGCCTGCCGGTCCACACCGCCCGCGGCCTCGACGGGTGGCTCTCGGCGGTGGAGGCGGCGCTCGGGCCCGGCGCCGTCGGGCTCGTCCACCTCAACGACTCCAAGACCCCCTTCGGATCGGGCCGCGACCGCCACGAGAACCTCGGCCGGGGCGAGATCGGCGGCCGGTCCCTGGCCCGTTGGGTGCGCCATCCGACCCTTCGCACCGTTCCCTTCGTCATCGAGACCCCCGGCTTCGACCGCCAGGGTCCGGATCGCCGGAACCTCGCCCGGGCCCGCCGCTACCGCCGGGGCCCCCGGCGCTGAGGACCCGGGCTACCAGGCCCTCCGAAACCGGTTCCCATCGGGGCGTTGACAGAGCCCGAACCTCCACGGTATACAAAAAGCCGTTTGCGGGAGCGAGAGCGGATCAGGGGGAGGCCAATGCCGAGACGTCCCGCCCCATTCCCCGAATCGGAACAGCCGCGGCACACCCGACGAGGTGGTCGCGGCTTTCTTGCGTCAGGGGCCCGGCTGGAACGGTTCTTGGTTGGCGCCGGAACCCGCCGGGCCCCGAACGGCCAGCCCTAGACGGTTCAGCACGTGGGTGTAGATCATGGTCGTTGACACGGCCGCATGACCGAGCAGCTCCTGAACCGTCCGGATGTCCGAACCGGCCATGTCCCACCTTCCCACACCACGCGCCTCCCCGGCGCGCTTGCGAAACGAAATCTACAGCATGTTAGGCCGAATACAACCCGAACGGATTAGGCCGACGTCGGCCTAATCCTCGGATACTGTTGATGGCCTCCTCCTCGGAGCCGCCGACCTCGGCTACGCTCCAGGGTGTCCTCAAACCCTCTCGCCAAGGAGGAGGCCATGCGTTTCTACCTGGGACAACATGACTTCTACTGCGGCATCGATCTCCATGCCCGGAGTCTCTATGTCTGCATCCTCGACCACGCCGGTGAGGTGCGCCTCCACCGAAAGATCCCAGCTTCTCCGGAGGCCCTCTTGCGGGTCCTCGAGCCCTTTCGCCCTGACGTGGCCGTTGCCGTGGAGTGCATGTTCGCCTGGTACTGGATCAGCGATCTGTGCGCCCGAGAAAACCTCCCCTTCGTTCTCGGTCACGCCCTCTACATGCGCGCCATCCACGGCGCCAAGGCCAAGAACGATCGCATCGACTCCCTCAAGATCGCCCATCTCCTCCGGGGTGGCACCTTTCCCCAGGCCTACGTCTACCCCGCCCAGATGCGCTCTACTCGCGATCTCCTTCGGCGCCGCCACTACCTCATGCGCCGCCGCGCCGAGCTCCTGGCCCACATCGAGAACACCAACTCCCAGTACAATCTGCCCCCGTTTCGCAAAAAGCTCGCTTATGCCGCCAACCGCGTCGATGTGGCCGATCGCTTCGAAGACCCCAGCGTGCGTACCATGATCGAGATGGATGTGGACCTCGTTGATGTCTACGACCAGCTCCTCGCCGAGATCGAGCTCCATCTCGTCCGCACCGCCAAGATCCACGACCCCCATGCCTTCCACTGCCTTCGCACCATCCCAGGCGTCGGCAAGATCCTCGCGCTGACCTTCCTCTACGAGATCCACGACATCCGCCGCTTCCCCCGTGTCCAGGACTTCTGCTCCTACGCCCGGCTTGTAACCCCTGCTCACGAGTCCGCCGGTAAGCGAAAAGGCTCGGGTGGACGAAAGATCGGCAACCCGCATCTCAAGTGGGCGTTCTCCGAGGCGGCCATTCTTCTCCTTCGCGAGTCTTCGCGCGCCAAGCGCCATGTCGAGCGCCTCGCCGGCAAGCACGGCAAGGGCAAGGCCCTTTCGATTCTCGCCCACAAGCTCGGCCGCGCGCTCTACTTCATGCTCAAGCGGCGGGAGGCTTTTGACGAAAACCGCTTCTTTGCAACCACCTGATGGGCCGGGGCATGGGAGCCGTTTCGTCTAACTGGGACGATGGGGTCTCAGCCGCGCGTTGCACCCGAAGAACTCTCCGTTTGCGCTCCGAGCGCGCGTGCCCCGGGTGCCTCGGCCCTTCGACCCGAGCCCATGTCGCTTTGATTGGACCCATGCCCCGGGCCCCGCTGGTTTGTGTGACGTCCCGGTCTTCGGGGTTCGTGCTCTGCCCCTCCCCCGAGCCGCGCTACGAACTGGACAGGTCAACCACCTGAGCCCCACCGCAAAGAGTCGGCCGGCACGAGGGCACGAAGCTGTTTCTACCGGCGAGGCCCGGCTTTTCAAGGACCTCAGCCAAACGACCGTCGATACGTGTTTGGTGCAGACACGAACGTCTGCAAACCCGAAAACCAGCAAACGAAGTCAGAGACCGAAACCACCGACGCTGGGACCCGTCACTTACGCAAAACCGAGAAAAACCTCGGTTCAGGGACCGTTTTCGCCTTGACCGGAGGAGGCCATATACGTGTTAGATGAATCATAGAGTGGTCATGGATAGCGAAGACCAATACGCCAAACTTGACGAATACGCGGCGCGTCGGGAGTCGGAAATTCGTCCGATGTTGCAGCCATACTTAGACGTAACGGATCAGTATGGTCGGCTGATCTGCCGACTGAGTGAACACATTGGGAAACGACCTCCAACTTCTGTTCAGGATGCTGTTATTAGAGATCTGATGGCAGATGTTTTTGATTTCCTGTATGAAGTTCGGCCATTCATTGTTAAGGGGCAAACTCTCGTCGCCTATCCGCTGGCTCGACGCGCATACGAGTCGCTGACTCTCCTACAAGTATGCGTATTAAAGGAAAGTGCAGCCGAAAAATGGAATGCTGGGAAGAAAATCAAAAACGAAGAAATCCGTAAGGCATTGGGAAATAACCCCATAGGTGAATCAGAGGAAGAACTTCGAAAACTCTATCGATTTTTTTGTGATATGACGCATCCAAATCGGGATACCATCCCTTATAGGGGGCTAGGCGAAGGCAACGAGTTCGTGTTTGGCTCCATCGGTGTACCAAATCTCGCAGTAGTTTTGGATTACTGCCTAAAGCATATAGATCTTTGGTATTGGTTTTGTCCAGTTGTGGCGTGGTTTTACAAGGAAATCCTTTTAAAAGCAGATCCGTCATTCCATGATGACCATAACCAGGCGAGAGAGAAAGCAAAGCAAGTAACAAATTGGTTAACTGATCAATACAATAGGGTGCTGGAACAATACAAGAACGATGTCGATGTCCTTCGCCCGAAATTCATCTAACAATGACGTAAACTCGGACCAATAAAGCGCCGCTCCTTCGTTGCTCTGCTTTATGGGTCCGGTTACGCCAGGCGTTAGACGGCAGATGAAATCGAGGTCCACCGGCAGATGAAGCAGCTCGCAAGCTATTCGTTCGACGCCCCTACGTCCGAGATCCAGATAGATGCGGTGCTGGATCAAGTCGACGCCTGGCTTCGGTCCAAAGGGAACCTCGTTGAGGAGGGCAGATCGCTTTGGGCCGCCGTTGACAAGTTTTAAAGTTGGGTGGGGGCGCCGCCGCGCTGACAAGTTTTGAAGTTTTGGACCGGGTGCAGCCATGTCAATGGCGCTGCCAGGCGCGGATAGGCTGCGCCGACGGGCTCCGGCAGAACCCGGCGGGCGGGGCAGTGGCGGCGCGGCTGGGGTCAACCGCCCGGGCCCCGGGCAGGGGTCGCCTCGGGGCCGGCAGGCGGGGCGGGCGGCGGAGGTGGGAGCACCTCGGCCGTGAAAACGCCTGGTTTTTCCCACTGGCGCCAGCGGTTGGGGAGGCGCAGGGTGTCCACGGTGAGGCGGGCCTCGCGCACGGCGAGGACGGCGTGGATGCCGGGTTTGAGCCGGATCACGGTCTGGCCCCGGACCGAGACGTTCCGGGCCTCGGCCTCGCCCTCGAGGCCTTCGACGACCTCGGTCTCGCCCCGGCGGGCCACGAGCACGGTCACGGGCCGAGGCAGGTCGATCTCCAGGGCGTCGGTGTGCACCTGAAACGGGCCTTCGACCCAGCGGCGTACGAGTACCTCCCCCTTCTCCACGCGAAGTTCCCGGCATACCGGCGTGCGGCCCTCGAAGGCGAAGGGCACCCGGACCTCGGTCGCGCCGAAGAGTCGGACCGCGCCCTCGGGCAGAAGGATCTCCACCTTGCCCCGGGGACCGGTGGACACGGTGTCGTCCGGCTCGAGGAGCACCGGGCCGGTCAGCGGTCGGGCCTGCCGGGCGTGGCGCGGTCGAAGCCACGCCTCGCCTTCCACCCGGCCCACCTGGGGGTGGAGCCCCCTCGGGGGAGCGGCCGGCCGCCACGGCGGGGGGACGCAGCCGGCCAGGGCCGCGCACGCCCAAACGAGGAAGAAGAGGAGGTTCAATCGCCCTGGGCGCATTCCGACGGGTCCCCCTGGATCTTCTCCATGGCGTGGGGGAGGGCCGGCAGGAGCACCTCCAGGTTCTCCCGGGCGGCCTTGGGGCTCCCCGGCAGGTTCACCACCAGCACGGCTCCCCGGATGCCCACCACGGCCCGCGAGATCATGGCGTGGGGGGTCTTCTGGAGGCTCGCCCAGCGCATGGCCTCGGCCATGCCCGGCACCTCCCGGTCGATCACGTCCCGGGTGGCCTCGGGGCCGGGGGCCGGGACGCTGGTCGAGAATGAAAGTTGCGAGGTCTGGCTGCAGGCGGGCAGGCATGGTGCCATGCCGAGGAGCGCAAGGGCGGTCGTGCCCGGCGTGCTTGAGCACGTGATGGCTCGTGGGATTGACGGATGCGCCGTCCTTCGGTGCGTCTACCTGCGAGGGTTTGACGCGGCTCCTTCGGCCCAATGCACGAAGGGT
This is a stretch of genomic DNA from Deferrisoma camini S3R1. It encodes these proteins:
- a CDS encoding FecR family protein, which gives rise to MNLLFFLVWACAALAGCVPPPWRPAAPPRGLHPQVGRVEGEAWLRPRHARQARPLTGPVLLEPDDTVSTGPRGKVEILLPEGAVRLFGATEVRVPFAFEGRTPVCRELRVEKGEVLVRRWVEGPFQVHTDALEIDLPRPVTVLVARRGETEVVEGLEGEAEARNVSVRGQTVIRLKPGIHAVLAVREARLTVDTLRLPNRWRQWEKPGVFTAEVLPPPPPAPPAGPEATPARGPGG
- a CDS encoding deoxyribonuclease IV, with protein sequence MGRQAPGPPIGAHVSVAGGPVAAWERTVRLGAEAAQVFPGSPRSWESPWPGEEALAEAGEAFRRSGIPVFVHAIYLVNPASDDPEVRRRSVEALARSLEYAAGLGARGLVVHVGHGRGVDRGVALERVRGTLERARERAERIVPYLLETGAGGKGSVGSYLEDLVDLARGLGHHTRICADTAHLFAAGLPVHTARGLDGWLSAVEAALGPGAVGLVHLNDSKTPFGSGRDRHENLGRGEIGGRSLARWVRHPTLRTVPFVIETPGFDRQGPDRRNLARARRYRRGPRR
- a CDS encoding IS110 family RNA-guided transposase; translated protein: MRFYLGQHDFYCGIDLHARSLYVCILDHAGEVRLHRKIPASPEALLRVLEPFRPDVAVAVECMFAWYWISDLCARENLPFVLGHALYMRAIHGAKAKNDRIDSLKIAHLLRGGTFPQAYVYPAQMRSTRDLLRRRHYLMRRRAELLAHIENTNSQYNLPPFRKKLAYAANRVDVADRFEDPSVRTMIEMDVDLVDVYDQLLAEIELHLVRTAKIHDPHAFHCLRTIPGVGKILALTFLYEIHDIRRFPRVQDFCSYARLVTPAHESAGKRKGSGGRKIGNPHLKWAFSEAAILLLRESSRAKRHVERLAGKHGKGKALSILAHKLGRALYFMLKRREAFDENRFFATT